Proteins from a genomic interval of Rhodococcoides fascians A25f:
- a CDS encoding citrate/2-methylcitrate synthase, which yields MTSNDGRNLLTTAQAAARLGVKPETVYAYVSRGLLTSTRLPGVRGSVFDVDEVEALAGRDTARRTDIGAVERIRTQTTLIDNGHLYYRGRDAVQLSSLSFESVAHFVWTGELLEDVQFHADSAVVQRCRQALASMAPDCRSIDRIRIAVDVAATYRPLRFDIGSTSVVREAGQLLATVGAALGGQSSEGSVTESVWAAVKSDVSDPGGRVPLQAALVLMADHGLAASTLGVRVAASTRANLYSVLAAGLGCIDGPLHGSAADPVYRFLATAIDDPVAALATQLRSGTRISGFGHVVYTDRDPRAEELLRLLRDPAHGADSSVIAAADVVIDEVSDRFDTFPNSDFALATFALAYGLRADTPEMVFALARIVGWTAHALEEYEEAPLRFRAPGIYTGTRPGTY from the coding sequence ATGACGTCGAACGACGGCCGAAATCTGCTCACCACGGCCCAGGCCGCAGCGCGACTGGGCGTCAAGCCTGAGACGGTGTATGCCTATGTCAGCCGCGGGCTGCTGACCAGCACTCGACTGCCCGGGGTGCGGGGGAGTGTGTTCGACGTCGACGAGGTGGAAGCGCTCGCCGGCCGCGACACAGCCCGTCGAACCGATATCGGTGCAGTGGAACGTATTCGGACCCAGACCACACTGATCGACAACGGGCATCTGTACTACCGGGGGCGTGATGCCGTTCAACTCAGTTCTCTTTCGTTCGAGTCGGTTGCACACTTCGTCTGGACAGGTGAGCTGCTGGAAGACGTGCAATTTCATGCCGATTCCGCAGTGGTGCAACGATGTCGACAAGCACTGGCGTCGATGGCTCCGGACTGCCGCTCGATCGATCGGATACGCATCGCCGTCGATGTAGCGGCCACCTACCGCCCGCTGCGATTCGATATCGGCTCCACCTCCGTGGTGCGCGAAGCGGGGCAGCTGCTGGCCACGGTGGGTGCGGCCCTCGGTGGGCAATCCTCGGAAGGGTCGGTGACGGAATCTGTTTGGGCGGCAGTGAAGTCCGATGTATCGGATCCAGGTGGACGAGTCCCGCTGCAGGCAGCGCTGGTGTTGATGGCCGATCACGGTCTGGCGGCGTCGACTCTCGGCGTGCGGGTAGCCGCGAGCACCCGGGCCAATCTGTATTCGGTTCTCGCGGCGGGACTCGGGTGCATCGACGGCCCTCTGCACGGGTCTGCTGCCGACCCCGTGTACAGGTTCTTGGCGACGGCGATCGATGATCCGGTAGCGGCTCTCGCAACACAATTGAGGTCCGGAACGCGTATCTCAGGGTTCGGTCACGTCGTCTACACCGACCGAGATCCACGTGCCGAGGAACTACTTCGGTTGCTCCGAGATCCCGCGCACGGTGCCGATTCCTCGGTGATCGCTGCCGCGGATGTCGTCATCGACGAGGTGAGCGATCGGTTCGATACCTTTCCCAATTCGGACTTTGCTCTCGCCACGTTCGCCCTTGCCTACGGACTCAGGGCAGACACGCCGGAGATGGTGTTCGCACTCGCCCGAATCGTGGGATGGACGGCACACGCGCTCGAAGAATACGAGGAGGCACCTCTACGCTTTCGAGCGCCGGGCATCTACACGGGGACCCGGCCGGGGACCTACTGA
- a CDS encoding citrate/2-methylcitrate synthase, whose amino-acid sequence MTVLEAPRGLHNVVVTTTSIGDVRGDEGFYHYRQYSAIDLALTGTFEDAWFLMVEGRLPSETERAEFLHAVAPLRVLPDDVAAAVRTVAQSGPVQPLLALRTVLSGLAGAVPLYESSEADKRTTALRLCAMTPTILAAVHRIRSGEQPVEPREELTTAQNWLLMITGEVPDADRARAVDRYLTATIDHGFNASTFTARVVASTGSDIASALCAAIGAFAGPLHGGAPDRALDGLDEIADIESADAWARSKITAGERIMGFGHPVYRTDDPRSVMLRETAQEMGGELIDKAVQVEKVIAAALADLKPDRKLYANVEYYAGVVMELCGIPRSMFTPTFGCSRMVGWCANIVEQSHDSKIIRPIARYDGPVPSAVVRIGAAQGT is encoded by the coding sequence ATGACCGTTCTCGAAGCCCCACGCGGGCTGCACAACGTCGTCGTCACCACCACCTCGATCGGAGACGTGCGAGGTGACGAGGGGTTCTATCACTACCGCCAGTACTCGGCCATCGACCTGGCCCTGACGGGCACGTTCGAAGATGCCTGGTTCCTGATGGTCGAAGGCCGGTTGCCGAGCGAGACCGAGCGCGCCGAGTTCCTGCACGCGGTGGCACCCCTGCGAGTGCTGCCGGACGACGTCGCTGCCGCCGTGAGAACGGTCGCGCAATCAGGACCCGTGCAGCCTCTCCTGGCGTTGCGGACGGTGCTGTCCGGTCTGGCGGGCGCGGTACCGCTGTACGAGTCGTCGGAGGCGGACAAGCGGACCACGGCTCTACGCCTGTGCGCGATGACGCCGACCATTTTGGCTGCTGTGCACAGGATTCGGTCCGGCGAGCAACCCGTCGAGCCACGCGAAGAGCTGACGACGGCGCAGAACTGGCTACTCATGATCACCGGAGAAGTGCCCGACGCCGACCGTGCCCGAGCCGTCGACCGCTACCTCACTGCCACGATCGATCACGGATTCAACGCCTCGACGTTCACCGCACGAGTTGTCGCGTCGACAGGCTCGGACATCGCGTCCGCGTTGTGCGCAGCGATCGGGGCGTTCGCCGGTCCATTACACGGAGGCGCGCCGGATCGCGCCCTCGACGGGCTCGACGAGATTGCCGACATCGAATCCGCCGATGCGTGGGCACGCTCGAAAATCACTGCAGGCGAACGAATCATGGGATTCGGCCACCCGGTGTATCGAACCGATGACCCCCGATCGGTGATGCTGCGCGAGACTGCGCAGGAGATGGGCGGAGAGCTCATCGACAAGGCTGTGCAGGTCGAGAAGGTCATCGCCGCTGCGCTCGCAGATCTGAAGCCGGATCGAAAGCTGTACGCCAATGTGGAGTACTACGCCGGCGTTGTGATGGAACTGTGTGGAATTCCGCGATCGATGTTCACCCCCACGTTCGGGTGCAGCCGCATGGTCGGGTGGTGCGCCAACATCGTCGAACAGTCACACGACAGCAAGATCATTCGCCCGATCGCCCGCTACGACGGTCCAGTGCCTTCGGCAGTGGTGCGGATAGGTGCCGCCCAGGGCACTTAA
- the crcB gene encoding fluoride efflux transporter CrcB has translation MNEFDETQSGTSADRSMPVDPDSPGSSRPLHLQPQSIAAVALGGVVGTGIRYGAESAYPAVAGSFPFTTLVINLTGAFILGMLLERLALSGPDQGWRRRIRLCIGTGVLGSYTTYSSFALETVELLRDHRVVAAAVYMTVSVVIGTFAAGAGIVLAQRFGTRAEEKR, from the coding sequence ATGAACGAATTCGACGAGACACAGAGCGGTACCTCCGCCGATCGATCCATGCCGGTAGACCCCGACAGCCCGGGTTCGTCACGTCCACTGCACCTCCAACCACAATCGATCGCGGCGGTAGCTCTCGGTGGCGTGGTGGGTACCGGTATTCGCTACGGCGCGGAGTCCGCGTACCCGGCCGTCGCCGGCTCGTTCCCGTTCACCACTCTCGTCATCAACCTCACCGGTGCGTTCATCCTCGGAATGCTGCTGGAGCGCCTCGCACTGTCCGGCCCCGACCAGGGATGGCGGCGCCGAATCCGGCTGTGTATCGGCACCGGGGTACTCGGCTCGTACACCACGTACAGCTCGTTCGCCCTCGAGACCGTGGAGCTGCTACGAGATCATCGTGTGGTCGCTGCCGCGGTGTACATGACCGTCAGCGTTGTCATCGGTACGTTCGCTGCCGGAGCGGGCATCGTTCTCGCGCAACGGTTCGGCACCCGGGCGGAGGAGAAGAGATGA
- the crcB gene encoding fluoride efflux transporter CrcB yields MIALWVVLAGSAGAVSRFVLDGVIRSRLKTEFPYATVLINVTGSAVLGVVAGLVAFRSAPEQVQAIVGVGFCGGYTTFSTASVETVRLLERRRYGLAAYNAIGTALSTTAVVGVAMVATAYI; encoded by the coding sequence ATGATCGCGCTGTGGGTCGTTCTCGCCGGAAGTGCAGGGGCAGTGAGCAGATTCGTGCTCGACGGCGTCATCCGATCACGGCTGAAGACCGAATTTCCCTACGCCACAGTGTTGATCAACGTCACCGGATCAGCTGTGCTCGGCGTCGTGGCGGGGTTGGTGGCGTTTCGCTCGGCTCCGGAACAGGTCCAGGCCATAGTCGGCGTCGGATTCTGTGGTGGCTACACCACTTTCAGCACCGCGAGTGTGGAGACCGTGCGCCTACTCGAACGGCGACGCTACGGCCTCGCGGCCTATAACGCTATCGGCACGGCACTCAGTACCACCGCGGTAGTCGGCGTGGCCATGGTCGCGACGGCGTACATCTGA
- a CDS encoding putative glycolipid-binding domain-containing protein, producing MAIENHHLLQLPTTAAWRHCGLRDGFEVAYFATGSADGATQIWGSSVAVEGTASYAVSYRVVVDENWKTREASIETRTRGATWSMELVRDEHGTWFVDGEERADLSACTDIDLEASVVTNTIPVHRLSAISGPHEVRAVYVRATERRVEVLDQTYSFPVVGASSFACAYRAPQFEYSADLRYDASGLIVEYPELATRVDSVHGDIQ from the coding sequence ATGGCGATCGAGAACCATCACCTCCTCCAGCTTCCTACGACTGCAGCGTGGCGGCACTGCGGGTTGCGAGACGGCTTCGAGGTGGCGTACTTCGCAACGGGTTCAGCAGACGGTGCGACCCAAATCTGGGGTAGCAGTGTCGCGGTGGAAGGAACCGCGAGCTATGCGGTCAGCTACCGCGTGGTCGTCGACGAAAATTGGAAAACGCGTGAGGCAAGCATCGAGACGCGGACCCGTGGCGCGACCTGGAGCATGGAACTCGTTCGCGATGAGCACGGCACATGGTTTGTCGACGGTGAAGAACGAGCTGACCTCTCAGCATGTACGGATATCGATCTCGAAGCGTCTGTCGTCACCAACACCATTCCCGTTCACAGGCTCTCGGCCATCTCCGGCCCGCACGAAGTACGCGCCGTGTACGTCCGCGCTACGGAGCGCAGGGTGGAAGTACTCGATCAAACCTATTCATTTCCAGTGGTTGGCGCGTCATCGTTCGCATGCGCCTACAGGGCCCCGCAATTCGAGTATTCCGCAGATCTACGGTACGACGCGTCGGGACTCATCGTCGAATACCCGGAGCTCGCCACTCGTGTCGATAGCGTTCACGGCGATATCCAGTGA
- a CDS encoding MFS transporter yields MTESDTAIECDATKRPRHAWAVLGVVTGALFLEGIDIAMLNVAVPSIASDIGLETGSAHWVISAYVLAYAGFMILGGRVADVLGRRRVFLTALAVFAVFSAIGGLAQESWVLIVVRFITGATAGFMTPAGFSLLTTAFPEGALRNRALAVYGAIGASGFLLGVVAGGLLTSLDWRSVFFVPAVLGLGFFVAGWSFIVSDVPEPRSGARGSFDLLGGTTLTAAMVSLIYGIVAVGEDTSSNLGLIAFGSAAALGIAFVAIERRSEDPLIPEGVLTTGLLPWASSVGTLFIGAFFAWQFVLTLYLQELLGWTPLQTGSAFAAMGIELVIAPFLTPRLVARLGNVAVMVAGLVAVALGFVLTLRLTRDSGFVDLLPSLLLLGVAFAFIYGPLTAAAVEGVDDEKHGVAGGIVYTGFQFGAALGVSIATIVLVAGDATVPTIDDYRRALIVPAVASVLALFIGLLLLLRQEHRVNQDVN; encoded by the coding sequence GTGACCGAATCCGATACTGCTATCGAATGCGATGCGACGAAACGACCGCGGCACGCATGGGCTGTTCTGGGTGTCGTGACCGGAGCCTTGTTTCTCGAGGGCATCGACATCGCAATGTTGAACGTGGCAGTGCCGAGCATTGCGTCCGACATCGGGCTCGAGACCGGCTCGGCCCACTGGGTGATCAGCGCCTACGTGCTTGCGTACGCAGGCTTCATGATTCTGGGAGGTCGCGTCGCCGATGTACTCGGACGACGACGGGTGTTCCTGACGGCCCTCGCTGTGTTCGCGGTGTTCTCGGCCATCGGTGGTCTGGCGCAGGAATCCTGGGTGCTGATTGTGGTCCGCTTCATCACCGGTGCGACCGCAGGCTTCATGACACCGGCCGGATTCAGTCTCTTGACCACCGCCTTTCCCGAAGGCGCACTGCGCAACAGGGCACTTGCCGTCTATGGCGCAATCGGCGCATCCGGATTTCTCCTCGGAGTGGTCGCCGGCGGTCTCCTCACATCTCTGGACTGGAGATCGGTCTTCTTCGTGCCGGCTGTGCTGGGACTCGGATTCTTCGTTGCTGGCTGGTCTTTCATCGTGTCCGACGTGCCCGAGCCCAGGAGTGGGGCTCGCGGATCTTTCGACCTTCTCGGTGGAACGACGCTGACGGCGGCGATGGTCAGCCTGATCTACGGCATCGTTGCAGTCGGAGAAGACACGTCGAGCAATCTGGGGCTGATCGCTTTCGGATCTGCCGCAGCATTGGGTATTGCCTTCGTGGCGATCGAACGGCGATCGGAGGATCCGTTGATTCCTGAGGGAGTCCTGACGACCGGCCTGCTGCCGTGGGCAAGCTCGGTGGGAACACTGTTCATCGGCGCATTCTTCGCCTGGCAATTCGTCTTGACGCTGTATCTCCAAGAGCTACTGGGCTGGACACCGCTGCAGACAGGCTCGGCCTTTGCGGCGATGGGAATCGAACTGGTCATCGCCCCGTTCCTGACACCGAGGTTGGTAGCACGATTGGGCAACGTTGCCGTGATGGTGGCGGGCCTCGTGGCGGTCGCACTCGGTTTCGTTCTCACCCTGCGGTTGACTCGCGACTCGGGATTCGTAGATCTGCTGCCATCGCTATTGCTGTTGGGCGTTGCCTTCGCCTTCATCTACGGACCATTGACGGCCGCGGCAGTAGAAGGAGTCGACGACGAAAAGCATGGCGTAGCAGGCGGAATCGTGTACACCGGATTTCAGTTCGGTGCCGCATTGGGCGTGTCCATCGCGACCATCGTCCTTGTCGCCGGAGATGCGACGGTCCCTACGATCGACGACTATCGACGCGCGTTGATCGTTCCTGCAGTGGCGTCGGTCCTCGCCTTGTTCATAGGCCTACTCCTGCTCCTTCGACAGGAACATCGCGTGAATCAGGATGTGAATTGA
- a CDS encoding winged helix-turn-helix transcriptional regulator, with protein MIALLEEKTFRFGELRREIDGISTRMLTVTLRNLERDGLIDRRMYPEIPPRVEYRLSELGRTLLGTIQALVEWTEQNQNRIARAREVFDDASASSPSQSNSSVAEAVH; from the coding sequence GTGATTGCACTGCTGGAGGAGAAAACGTTTCGATTCGGAGAGCTCCGACGAGAAATCGACGGCATCAGCACCCGAATGCTGACGGTGACTCTGCGCAACCTCGAGCGCGACGGGCTGATCGACCGACGGATGTATCCGGAAATCCCACCGCGCGTCGAGTACCGGCTGTCGGAACTAGGGCGAACGTTGTTGGGCACCATCCAAGCTCTCGTCGAATGGACCGAACAGAACCAAAATCGAATCGCCCGAGCCCGTGAGGTATTCGACGACGCGTCAGCTTCGTCCCCGAGTCAGAGCAACTCGTCTGTCGCTGAGGCGGTCCACTGA
- a CDS encoding MFS transporter has protein sequence MTDSEARPVSVLRGQHRPLILALLGMMTCVAFESFAITTALPVIAHDLDAERWYSLAYASTLTAALIGMTIGGNWADRRGVVVPLAVGGSTFVVGIALCVVAPTMEVFVAGRLLQGIGGGIDSVVMYVVIAQFIPAGLHPRVFGLLTAAWLLPGIVGPLVTGVVVEFVGWRTVFALVLIGSAASLTSLLIMVRGSTRLRTGTAVFGSRGVWAVVAAAGVLALHYASQQEIGVLVPGTLCAVALIGLSATRLLPHGTFRIRPGVPRLTALRGLLGATVAATDIYLPLYLQRQLDYSPTRSGLIVALGALGWIAGAWLQGRTSGRSDGHTLVRKAAVLVLIGPVSALLFITGAIPVAALVGGCIVMGTGMGMAYPRITATVLAESTEDKQGTNSSALQIAESMSQSILIAVTGAVLSLAIAHEFTIAYSVVVGVGGVAVLVACQSVRR, from the coding sequence GTGACCGACAGTGAAGCTCGGCCGGTGAGTGTGCTCCGCGGGCAGCACCGGCCATTGATTCTCGCCCTGCTGGGCATGATGACGTGTGTTGCATTCGAGTCGTTCGCCATCACCACCGCGCTCCCGGTCATTGCCCATGATCTCGATGCCGAACGCTGGTACTCGCTCGCGTACGCATCGACGCTCACCGCAGCATTGATAGGGATGACCATCGGTGGGAACTGGGCGGACCGTCGCGGAGTCGTGGTGCCTCTGGCGGTGGGCGGATCCACCTTCGTAGTCGGTATCGCACTATGCGTCGTGGCACCCACGATGGAAGTGTTCGTAGCAGGCCGACTTCTGCAGGGGATCGGCGGCGGAATCGACTCCGTCGTGATGTACGTCGTGATCGCACAGTTCATCCCGGCCGGACTACACCCACGCGTATTCGGTCTGCTGACGGCCGCGTGGCTCCTGCCCGGCATTGTAGGACCGCTGGTCACCGGTGTGGTCGTCGAGTTCGTCGGCTGGCGAACGGTGTTCGCGCTGGTTCTGATCGGATCTGCAGCGTCGTTGACGTCGCTGCTGATCATGGTCCGCGGTTCGACCCGATTACGTACTGGCACAGCTGTATTCGGCAGTCGGGGAGTGTGGGCTGTCGTTGCGGCGGCGGGTGTGCTGGCTCTGCACTACGCAAGTCAGCAGGAAATCGGTGTTCTCGTCCCGGGCACCCTGTGCGCCGTTGCGCTGATCGGGCTGTCCGCAACACGGCTTCTTCCCCATGGCACGTTCAGGATTCGGCCAGGCGTTCCTCGGCTGACGGCGCTGCGCGGATTGCTCGGAGCGACCGTCGCGGCGACGGACATCTATCTGCCGCTCTATCTCCAACGCCAGCTCGACTACAGTCCCACTCGTTCCGGCCTGATCGTCGCACTCGGGGCCCTCGGATGGATTGCAGGTGCCTGGCTGCAGGGCAGAACCTCCGGCCGCAGCGATGGACATACTCTCGTGCGGAAAGCGGCGGTGTTGGTACTGATCGGGCCGGTCTCTGCATTGCTGTTCATTACCGGTGCGATACCGGTAGCTGCACTGGTGGGTGGATGCATCGTCATGGGAACAGGAATGGGCATGGCGTACCCGCGAATCACTGCCACCGTTCTCGCCGAGTCCACCGAGGACAAACAGGGGACCAACAGCTCTGCCTTGCAGATCGCGGAGTCGATGAGTCAATCGATCCTGATCGCAGTGACGGGTGCGGTGCTTTCTCTCGCAATCGCGCACGAATTCACGATCGCGTACAGCGTAGTCGTCGGTGTAGGGGGAGTCGCTGTTCTTGTTGCGTGCCAGTCTGTTCGCCGCTGA
- a CDS encoding NADP-dependent oxidoreductase: MSATMRAAAIDEHGPASVLRTRTLPRPAPRAGEVLVKVQVAGVQLTDAAIRGGWVPPGARIEFPQILGNEFSGTVEALGRNVHDVAVGDAVLGFRVLGCYAEYVTVPNSQIVRKPTTVSWRAAGALSASGQTAHTALERLSARPGETLLVHGAAGGVGSMAVQLARHRGLHVVGTASPVNHRYIEGMGARPVTYGDGQLERIRAEAPDGIDLVLDAAGHENLRTAVDLLPDRTRIGTIVDMVLAKELDCRWISSDRSAVRLQELIDLCASGNLDVTVREAYPLDNAADAHRDVETGHGRGKVVLLVGDERS, from the coding sequence ATGAGTGCCACGATGCGCGCTGCTGCCATCGACGAACACGGGCCTGCGTCGGTGCTGAGGACCAGAACGCTTCCTCGGCCCGCACCGCGCGCAGGTGAAGTGCTGGTGAAAGTGCAGGTAGCGGGAGTTCAGCTGACGGACGCGGCAATTCGCGGGGGATGGGTGCCCCCGGGTGCGAGGATCGAGTTTCCGCAGATTCTTGGCAACGAATTCTCGGGAACCGTCGAGGCGCTCGGTCGGAATGTTCACGACGTGGCTGTCGGCGATGCGGTTCTCGGGTTCCGTGTGCTCGGCTGTTACGCGGAGTACGTCACGGTTCCCAACAGTCAGATCGTCCGAAAGCCGACCACGGTCTCGTGGCGCGCCGCGGGGGCACTATCGGCGTCCGGCCAGACAGCGCACACTGCGCTGGAGCGGTTGAGTGCACGTCCAGGCGAAACCCTGCTCGTGCACGGTGCCGCGGGTGGGGTGGGTTCGATGGCGGTGCAGTTGGCGCGCCACCGTGGCCTGCATGTCGTCGGCACCGCAAGCCCAGTCAACCACCGGTACATCGAGGGGATGGGGGCGAGACCGGTCACCTACGGCGACGGCCAGCTCGAACGAATCAGGGCCGAGGCACCGGACGGAATTGATCTGGTGCTCGACGCGGCCGGGCATGAGAACCTCCGTACAGCAGTCGATCTACTGCCTGACCGAACTCGAATCGGCACGATCGTCGACATGGTCCTGGCGAAAGAGCTCGACTGTCGGTGGATCTCGAGCGACAGGTCTGCTGTGCGACTGCAGGAACTGATCGATCTGTGCGCCTCCGGAAACCTGGATGTCACAGTGAGAGAGGCATACCCGCTCGACAACGCAGCCGATGCACACCGCGATGTGGAAACCGGACACGGTCGAGGCAAGGTCGTACTTCTCGTCGGTGACGAACGCTCGTGA